A genomic window from Serratia liquefaciens includes:
- the argH gene encoding argininosuccinate lyase, translated as MALWGGRFSQAADQRFKQLNDSLRFDYRLAEQDIVGSVAWSKALVTVNVLTATEQQQLEQALSVLLEEVQADPQAIVSSDAEDIHSWVEQKLIDKVGDLGKKLHTGRSRNDQVATDLKLWCKQQIGELHQAIVQLQQALVETAEANQDAVMPGYTHLQRAQPVTFAHWCLAYVEMLARDESRLQDTLKRLDVSPLGSGALAGTAYPIDREQLAGWLGFASATRNSLDSVSDRDHVLELLSNASISMVHLSRFAEDLIFFNSGEAAFVDLSDRVTSGSSLMPQKKNPDALELIRGKCGRVQGALTGMMMTLKGLPLAYNKDMQEDKEGLFDALDTWMDCLQMAALVLDGIQVKRPRCKEAAEQGYANSTELADYLVAKGVPFREAHHIVGEAVVEAIRQGKALEALPLTDLQKFSAVIGDDVYPILALQSCLDKRSAKGGVSPQQVASAIAAAKQRLA; from the coding sequence ATGGCACTTTGGGGCGGACGGTTCAGTCAGGCGGCAGATCAGCGGTTTAAGCAGTTAAATGATTCTCTGCGCTTCGATTATCGCCTGGCAGAACAGGACATCGTAGGGTCAGTAGCCTGGTCGAAAGCGCTGGTGACCGTCAACGTATTGACGGCGACCGAGCAGCAACAGCTGGAACAGGCGCTGAGCGTGCTGTTGGAAGAGGTGCAGGCCGATCCGCAGGCGATTGTCAGCAGCGATGCGGAAGATATTCACAGCTGGGTGGAGCAAAAGCTGATCGACAAGGTCGGCGATCTGGGTAAAAAACTGCACACCGGCCGTAGCCGTAACGATCAGGTCGCGACCGATCTGAAATTGTGGTGCAAACAACAAATTGGTGAGCTGCATCAGGCCATCGTGCAACTGCAACAGGCGCTGGTGGAAACCGCCGAAGCCAACCAGGATGCGGTGATGCCGGGCTATACCCACTTGCAGCGTGCGCAGCCGGTGACCTTTGCCCACTGGTGTCTGGCCTATGTCGAAATGCTGGCGCGTGATGAAAGCCGTCTGCAGGATACGCTGAAACGTCTGGACGTCAGCCCGCTGGGCAGCGGCGCACTGGCCGGTACCGCGTACCCGATCGACCGCGAGCAACTGGCCGGTTGGCTGGGCTTTGCTTCGGCAACCCGTAACAGTCTGGACAGCGTTTCCGATCGTGACCACGTGCTGGAACTGTTGTCTAACGCCTCTATCAGCATGGTGCACCTGTCGCGCTTTGCCGAAGACCTGATCTTCTTCAACAGCGGCGAAGCGGCCTTTGTCGATCTGTCCGACCGCGTGACTTCCGGTTCCTCGCTGATGCCGCAGAAGAAAAACCCGGATGCGCTGGAGCTGATCCGCGGTAAATGCGGCCGTGTGCAGGGCGCACTGACGGGCATGATGATGACGCTGAAAGGCCTGCCGCTGGCGTACAACAAAGATATGCAGGAAGACAAGGAAGGGCTGTTCGATGCGTTGGACACCTGGATGGACTGTCTGCAGATGGCGGCGCTGGTGCTGGATGGCATTCAGGTGAAACGTCCGCGTTGTAAGGAAGCGGCGGAGCAGGGCTACGCCAACTCGACTGAACTGGCGGATTATCTGGTCGCCAAAGGTGTGCCATTCCGTGAGGCGCACCATATCGTCGGTGAAGCAGTCGTAGAGGCGATCCGCCAGGGGAAAGCGCTGGAAGCCTTGCCGTTGACTGATTTGCAGAAATTCAGCGCGGTGATTGGTGACGACGTATACCCGATTCTGGCACTTCAATCATGCCTGGATAAACGTTCCGCGAAGGGGGGCGTTTCTCCTCAGCAGGTCGCTAGCGCGATCGCCGCGGCGAAACAGCGTTTGGCTTAA
- a CDS encoding argininosuccinate synthase: MQNQGIKKIVLAYSGGLDTSAIIPWLKENYGGCEVVAFVADIGQERSDLEGVEQKALQSGASECHVIDLREEFIRDYVYPVLQTGALYEGSYLLGTSMARPIIAKAQVELALKVGADALCHGATGKGNDQVRFETTYTALAPHLKVVAPWREWNLRSREALLDYLKERNIPTTASLEKIYSRDENAWHISTEGGVLESPWNAPNKDCWVWTVDPQEAPDQPEQVTVTVEKGRVVAVNGEALSPYKCLETLNVLGAKHGVGRIDIVENRLVGIKSRGCYETPGGTIMVAALRGVEQLVLDRDSFKWREQLGLEMAYVVYDGRWFAPLRRSLQASAEALAEEVNGEVVLQLYKGQVTAIQKKSANSLYSEEFATFGEDEVYDHSHAGGFIRLFSLSSRIRALNEKKNK, translated from the coding sequence ATGCAAAACCAAGGCATCAAAAAAATCGTTCTGGCGTACTCTGGCGGCCTGGATACTTCGGCCATCATTCCCTGGCTGAAAGAAAACTACGGCGGCTGCGAAGTGGTGGCGTTCGTGGCAGATATCGGCCAGGAGCGCAGCGATCTGGAAGGCGTGGAGCAAAAAGCCCTGCAATCCGGTGCCTCTGAGTGTCACGTGATTGATCTGCGTGAAGAATTCATCCGTGATTATGTTTACCCCGTGCTGCAAACCGGCGCCCTGTATGAAGGCAGCTACCTGCTGGGGACCTCAATGGCCCGGCCGATCATCGCCAAGGCGCAGGTTGAGCTGGCGTTGAAGGTCGGTGCAGACGCGTTGTGCCACGGCGCAACCGGTAAAGGTAACGACCAGGTGCGTTTCGAAACCACCTATACCGCATTGGCGCCGCACCTGAAAGTGGTAGCCCCTTGGCGCGAGTGGAACCTGCGTTCCCGTGAAGCGCTGCTGGACTATCTGAAAGAGCGCAACATCCCGACCACGGCGTCGCTGGAAAAAATCTACAGCCGTGATGAAAACGCCTGGCATATCTCTACCGAAGGCGGCGTGCTGGAAAGCCCGTGGAATGCACCGAATAAAGACTGCTGGGTCTGGACCGTCGATCCGCAGGAAGCTCCGGATCAGCCAGAGCAGGTAACTGTTACCGTCGAGAAAGGCCGGGTAGTGGCGGTAAACGGCGAAGCGTTGAGCCCGTACAAATGCCTGGAAACCCTGAACGTGCTGGGCGCCAAACATGGTGTCGGCCGTATCGATATCGTGGAAAACCGTTTGGTGGGCATCAAATCCCGCGGTTGCTATGAAACCCCGGGCGGCACCATTATGGTGGCGGCACTGCGTGGCGTTGAGCAGTTGGTTCTGGATCGCGACAGCTTCAAATGGCGTGAGCAGTTGGGCCTGGAAATGGCTTACGTCGTGTACGATGGCCGTTGGTTCGCACCGCTGCGTCGTTCACTGCAAGCCTCTGCTGAGGCACTGGCCGAAGAAGTGAACGGCGAAGTGGTGCTGCAGCTGTACAAAGGCCAGGTCACGGCAATTCAGAAGAAATCTGCCAACAGCCTGTACTCTGAAGAGTTCGCCACCTTTGGCGAAGACGAAGTTTACGATCACAGCCATGCCGGTGGCTTTATCCGCCTGTTTTCGCTCTCTTCACGCATTCGTGCGCTGAACGAGAAAAAGAACAAGTAA
- the argB gene encoding acetylglutamate kinase, with the protein MNPLIIKLGGVLLDSEEALERLFTALDSYRQQHQRPLVIVHGGGCVVDELMKQLSLPVVKKNGLRVTPADQIDIITGALAGTANKTLLAWAIKHQINAVGLSLADGGSVTVTPLDPALGHVGNAQPGSPVLLNTLLRAGYLPVISSIGITADGKLMNVNADQAATALAATLGADLILLSDVSGILDGKGQRIAEMTAQKAEQLIAQGIITDGMVVKVNAALDAARTLGRPVDIASWRHADQLPALFNGVSIGTRILA; encoded by the coding sequence ATGAACCCGTTAATTATCAAGTTAGGTGGCGTGTTATTAGACAGTGAAGAAGCGCTGGAGCGTTTGTTTACCGCGCTGGACAGCTACCGCCAGCAGCATCAGCGCCCACTGGTTATCGTTCACGGCGGCGGTTGTGTGGTGGACGAACTGATGAAGCAGCTTTCCCTGCCGGTGGTGAAGAAAAATGGGCTGCGGGTCACCCCGGCCGATCAGATCGACATTATCACCGGTGCCCTGGCCGGGACTGCCAATAAAACCTTGCTGGCATGGGCAATCAAACACCAGATTAATGCCGTAGGCCTGAGCCTGGCGGACGGCGGCAGCGTCACTGTCACTCCGCTCGATCCGGCGCTTGGCCACGTAGGCAACGCGCAGCCGGGGTCGCCGGTGTTGCTCAATACTCTGCTGCGTGCCGGCTACCTGCCGGTGATCAGCTCTATCGGTATTACCGCCGATGGGAAGTTAATGAATGTAAATGCCGATCAGGCGGCGACCGCGTTGGCCGCCACGCTGGGTGCGGATTTGATCCTGCTGTCGGATGTCAGTGGCATCCTTGACGGAAAAGGGCAGCGCATCGCAGAAATGACGGCGCAAAAAGCGGAACAACTGATTGCCCAGGGCATCATCACTGATGGTATGGTGGTGAAGGTGAATGCGGCGCTCGATGCAGCCCGTACCCTCGGTCGCCCGGTAGATATCGCCAGTTGGCGCCATGCCGATCAGCTTCCTGCACTGTTTAACGGCGTGTCGATTGGCACCCGGATCCTCGCTTAA
- the argC gene encoding N-acetyl-gamma-glutamyl-phosphate reductase encodes MLNTLIVGASGYAGAELTAYLNRHPHMNITALAVSAQSADAGKLLSDLHPQLKGIVDLPLQPLVDVAAAAAGIDVVFLATAHEVSHDIAPAFLAAGCVVFDLSGAFRVKDAAFYSQYYGFEHQHADLLEQAVYGLAEWQSDKIKQAQLIAVPGCYPTAAQLALKPLIDQGLLNLDQWPVINATSGVSGAGRKASVTTSFCEVSLQPYGIFNHRHHPEIVAHLGVPVIFTPHLGNFPRGILETITCRLKAGVTAQDVAAVYHAAYDDKPLVRLYDKGVPALKSVVGLPFCDIGFAVQGEHLIAVAVEDNLLKGAAAQAVQCLNIRFGFPETQSLL; translated from the coding sequence ATGTTGAATACGCTGATTGTCGGTGCCAGCGGTTATGCCGGAGCGGAGCTCACGGCGTACCTTAATCGTCACCCACACATGAACATAACCGCTTTAGCGGTTTCAGCGCAAAGTGCAGATGCAGGAAAATTGCTTTCCGATTTGCACCCTCAGTTAAAAGGTATTGTCGATCTGCCGTTGCAACCCTTGGTTGACGTTGCCGCCGCTGCCGCGGGCATCGATGTGGTGTTCCTGGCCACGGCGCATGAAGTCAGCCACGATATCGCGCCGGCTTTCCTGGCCGCTGGTTGCGTGGTGTTCGATCTTTCCGGCGCATTCCGCGTAAAAGACGCCGCTTTCTACAGCCAGTACTACGGTTTTGAACATCAGCATGCCGACCTGCTGGAGCAGGCGGTGTATGGCCTGGCGGAGTGGCAGAGCGACAAAATCAAGCAGGCGCAACTGATCGCCGTGCCGGGCTGTTACCCGACGGCAGCGCAGCTGGCACTGAAACCGCTGATCGACCAAGGTTTGTTGAACCTCGACCAGTGGCCGGTCATCAACGCCACCAGCGGCGTTAGCGGCGCGGGTCGCAAGGCCAGCGTCACCACCAGCTTCTGTGAAGTGAGCCTGCAGCCGTACGGGATTTTCAACCACCGTCATCATCCGGAAATCGTCGCACATCTGGGGGTGCCGGTCATTTTTACGCCACATTTGGGTAACTTCCCGCGTGGTATTCTCGAAACCATCACCTGTCGCCTTAAAGCCGGCGTGACCGCGCAGGACGTGGCCGCCGTTTATCACGCCGCCTATGACGACAAACCGCTGGTGCGGCTGTACGACAAAGGCGTGCCGGCGCTGAAGTCAGTGGTTGGGTTGCCGTTTTGCGACATCGGCTTTGCCGTGCAGGGCGAACACCTGATTGCCGTGGCGGTGGAAGACAACCTGTTGAAAGGCGCAGCCGCTCAGGCGGTGCAATGCCTGAATATCCGTTTTGGGTTCCCGGAAACCCAGTCATTACTTTAA
- the argE gene encoding acetylornithine deacetylase: MKLPPFIELYRALIATPSISATDGALDQSNEALINLLAGWFADLGFRVDVQPVPDSRNKFNLLASIGEGSGGLLLAGHTDTVPYDEGRWTRDPFTLTEHDNKLYGLGTADMKGFFAFILDAVRDIDASQLTKPLYILATADEETTMAGARYFAASTSIRPDFAIIGEPTSLQPVRAHKGHMANAIRIVGQSGHSSDPARGVNAIDLMHDTIGRLMELRKTLQERYNNPAFAVPYPTMNFGHISGGDAANRICACCELHLDIRPLPGMTLDNINELMHQTLEPISQRWPGRLSIEELHASVPGYECPTDHQMVAVIEKLLGTRTQVVNYCTEAPFVQQVCPTLVLGPGSIDQAHQPDEYIDTGFIEPTRKLLGQLVNHFCRQ; encoded by the coding sequence ATGAAATTACCTCCATTTATTGAGCTGTACCGGGCGTTGATCGCCACTCCGTCGATCAGCGCCACCGATGGTGCCCTCGATCAGAGTAATGAAGCGTTAATCAACTTGCTGGCCGGCTGGTTTGCCGATTTGGGCTTCCGCGTCGACGTGCAGCCGGTGCCGGACAGCCGCAACAAATTCAACCTGCTGGCAAGCATTGGCGAAGGCAGCGGCGGCTTGCTGCTGGCGGGCCACACCGATACCGTGCCTTATGATGAAGGCCGCTGGACGCGCGATCCTTTTACCCTGACCGAGCACGACAATAAGCTTTACGGACTGGGCACCGCCGACATGAAGGGCTTTTTTGCCTTTATTCTGGATGCGGTGCGTGACATCGATGCCAGCCAATTAACCAAGCCGTTGTACATTCTGGCCACCGCAGATGAAGAGACGACGATGGCCGGTGCACGTTACTTCGCCGCCTCGACCAGCATCCGCCCTGACTTCGCAATTATCGGCGAGCCGACCTCGTTGCAGCCGGTGCGTGCGCACAAAGGCCATATGGCCAACGCCATTCGCATCGTCGGCCAATCCGGCCATTCGAGCGACCCGGCGCGTGGCGTGAACGCCATCGATCTGATGCATGACACCATCGGCCGTTTGATGGAGCTGCGTAAAACGCTGCAGGAGCGCTACAACAACCCGGCGTTCGCCGTGCCCTATCCCACCATGAACTTCGGCCATATCAGCGGCGGCGATGCCGCTAACCGCATCTGCGCCTGCTGTGAACTGCATCTGGATATCCGTCCGCTGCCGGGCATGACGCTCGACAACATCAACGAACTGATGCACCAAACGCTGGAACCCATCAGCCAGCGCTGGCCGGGCCGCCTGAGTATCGAGGAACTGCATGCCTCGGTACCGGGCTACGAGTGTCCGACCGATCACCAGATGGTGGCGGTGATTGAGAAGCTGCTGGGCACCCGCACGCAGGTGGTCAACTACTGCACCGAAGCGCCGTTCGTCCAGCAGGTCTGTCCGACCCTGGTGCTGGGCCCCGGCTCTATCGACCAGGCGCATCAGCCGGATGAATACATCGATACCGGCTTTATCGAACCTACGCGCAAACTGCTGGGCCAACTGGTCAATCATTTTTGCCGTCAATAA
- the ppc gene encoding phosphoenolpyruvate carboxylase, with translation MNEQYSAMRSNVSMLGKLLGDTIKEALGEHILDRVETIRKLSKSSRAGNEAHRQELLSTLQNLSNDELLPVARAFSQFLNLTNTAEQYHSISPNGEAASNPEALAQLFTRLKDKKLSTKELQNAVSQLSIELVLTAHPTEITRRTLIHKLVEVNTCLSQLDHNDLADYERNKIMRRLRQLVAQSWHTDEIRKHRPSPIDEAKWGFAVVENSLWEGVPAFLREFNEQLENSIDYSLPAEAVPVRFTSWMGGDRDGNPNVTAEITRHVLLLSRWKACDLFTRDIQVLVSELSMTECTPELRARAGGDEVQEPYREIMKQLRSQLMSSQAYLEGRLKGERVLKPHDLLVNNEQLWEPLFACYQSLQACGMSIIANGQLLDTLRRVRCFGVPLVRIDVRQESTRHTEAIAELTRYLGLGDYESWSEADKQAFLIRELNSKRPLVPLKWEPSADTQEVLETCRVIAEAPEGSIAAYVISMARTPSDVLAVHLLLKEAGCPFPLPVAPLFETLDDLNNADDVMTQLLNIDWYRGFIQGKQMVMIGYSDSAKDAGVMAASWAQYRAQDALIKTCEKAGVALTLFHGRGGSIGRGGAPAHAALLSQPPGSLKGGLRVTEQGEMIRFKFGLPEVTISSLALYAGAVLEANLLPPPEPKKEWRTLMDELSDTSCKMYRGYVRENPDFVPYFRAATPELELGKLPLGSRPAKRKPNGGVESLRAIPWIFAWTQNRLMLPAWLGAGAGLQEAVKAGKQDQLEAMCRDWPFFSTRIAMLEMVFAKADLWLAEYYDQRLVDKSLWPLGQQLRDQLESDIKVVLTIANDAHLMEDLPWIAESIALRNVYTDPLNVLQAELLHRSRQQEHPDARVEQALMVTIAGVAAGMRNTG, from the coding sequence ATGAACGAACAATATTCGGCAATGCGAAGTAATGTCAGTATGCTCGGCAAATTGCTCGGCGATACCATCAAAGAAGCGCTGGGCGAGCATATTCTCGATCGCGTTGAAACTATCCGTAAGCTTTCCAAATCTTCACGTGCAGGCAATGAAGCGCACCGTCAGGAGCTGCTTTCCACCTTGCAAAACCTGTCCAACGACGAGTTGCTGCCGGTCGCGCGCGCCTTCAGTCAGTTTCTCAATCTGACCAATACCGCCGAGCAATACCACAGCATTTCACCCAATGGTGAAGCCGCCAGCAACCCGGAAGCGCTGGCTCAGCTGTTCACCCGGCTGAAAGACAAAAAACTCAGCACCAAAGAGCTGCAAAATGCGGTGTCTCAACTTTCTATCGAACTGGTGCTGACTGCACACCCGACGGAAATCACCCGCCGCACCCTGATCCACAAGCTGGTAGAGGTGAACACCTGCCTCAGCCAGCTCGACCATAACGATCTGGCCGACTACGAGCGCAACAAGATCATGCGCCGCCTGCGTCAATTGGTGGCTCAATCGTGGCACACCGACGAAATTCGCAAACACCGCCCGTCACCGATCGACGAAGCCAAGTGGGGCTTTGCGGTGGTGGAAAACAGCCTGTGGGAAGGGGTGCCGGCCTTCCTGCGCGAATTCAACGAACAGTTGGAAAACTCGATCGATTACAGCCTGCCGGCGGAAGCGGTGCCGGTGCGTTTCACGTCCTGGATGGGCGGTGACCGCGACGGCAATCCGAACGTCACGGCCGAGATCACCCGCCACGTGCTGCTGCTGAGCCGCTGGAAAGCTTGTGATCTGTTCACCCGCGATATTCAGGTGCTGGTGTCCGAACTGTCGATGACCGAATGTACTCCGGAACTGCGTGCACGAGCCGGTGGCGACGAGGTCCAGGAGCCGTACCGCGAAATCATGAAGCAGCTGCGCAGCCAGCTGATGAGCTCTCAGGCTTATCTGGAAGGCCGCCTGAAAGGCGAGCGCGTGCTGAAGCCGCACGACCTGCTGGTGAATAACGAACAGCTGTGGGAACCGCTGTTTGCCTGTTACCAGTCATTGCAGGCCTGCGGCATGAGCATCATCGCCAACGGTCAATTGCTCGATACCCTGCGCCGCGTGCGCTGCTTTGGCGTGCCGCTGGTGCGTATCGACGTTCGTCAGGAAAGCACGCGCCACACCGAAGCCATCGCTGAATTGACCCGCTATCTGGGCCTCGGCGACTATGAAAGCTGGTCAGAAGCCGACAAGCAGGCGTTCCTGATCCGCGAACTGAATTCCAAACGCCCGCTGGTGCCGTTGAAGTGGGAACCAAGCGCCGACACCCAGGAAGTGCTGGAAACCTGCCGGGTGATCGCCGAGGCGCCGGAAGGCTCGATTGCCGCCTACGTGATCTCCATGGCGCGCACCCCTTCCGACGTGCTGGCGGTCCATCTGCTGCTGAAAGAAGCCGGTTGCCCGTTCCCGCTGCCGGTCGCGCCACTGTTCGAAACCCTCGACGACCTGAATAACGCCGACGACGTGATGACCCAGTTGCTGAATATTGACTGGTACCGCGGCTTTATCCAGGGCAAACAGATGGTGATGATCGGCTATTCCGACTCGGCGAAAGACGCCGGGGTGATGGCCGCCTCCTGGGCACAATACCGCGCTCAAGACGCACTGATCAAAACCTGTGAAAAGGCCGGCGTAGCGCTGACCCTGTTCCACGGCCGTGGCGGTTCGATTGGCCGCGGCGGCGCGCCGGCGCATGCTGCGCTGCTGTCGCAACCGCCGGGCAGCCTGAAAGGCGGTCTGCGCGTGACCGAGCAGGGCGAGATGATCCGCTTCAAATTCGGCCTGCCGGAAGTCACCATCAGCAGCCTGGCGCTGTATGCCGGTGCAGTCCTGGAAGCCAACCTGCTGCCACCGCCAGAGCCGAAAAAAGAGTGGCGTACGCTGATGGACGAGCTGTCAGACACCTCATGCAAAATGTACCGCGGCTACGTGCGCGAAAACCCGGATTTCGTGCCTTATTTCCGCGCCGCAACGCCGGAACTGGAACTGGGCAAACTGCCGCTGGGTTCCCGCCCTGCCAAGCGCAAGCCAAACGGCGGCGTAGAGAGCCTGCGTGCCATACCTTGGATCTTCGCCTGGACGCAAAACCGCCTGATGCTGCCCGCCTGGCTGGGCGCCGGTGCCGGTCTGCAGGAAGCGGTGAAGGCCGGCAAGCAGGATCAGCTGGAAGCCATGTGCCGCGACTGGCCGTTCTTCTCCACCCGTATTGCGATGCTGGAAATGGTGTTCGCCAAGGCCGACCTGTGGCTGGCAGAATATTACGATCAACGTTTGGTGGACAAATCACTGTGGCCACTGGGCCAGCAGCTGCGCGACCAATTGGAAAGCGACATCAAGGTGGTGTTGACCATCGCCAATGACGCGCACCTGATGGAAGACCTGCCGTGGATCGCCGAATCCATTGCGCTGCGTAACGTGTACACCGACCCGTTGAACGTACTGCAGGCTGAGCTGCTGCACCGTTCGCGCCAGCAGGAGCATCCGGACGCCCGCGTTGAGCAGGCGCTGATGGTCACCATTGCCGGCGTTGCCGCCGGGATGCGCAACACCGGCTAG
- the metF gene encoding methylenetetrahydrofolate reductase: protein MSFFHANQREALNQSLAELNGQINVSFEFFPPRTSEMEDTLWQSIDRLSSLKPKFVSVTYGANSGERDRTHSIIKGIKDRTGLDAAPHLTCIDASPAQLREIATDYWNSGIRHIVALRGDLPPGSGKPDMYATDLVTLLKEVGDFDISVAAYPEVHPEAKSPQADLINLKRKIDAGANRAITQFFFDVESYLRFRDRCVATGIDVEIVPGILPVSNFKQLQRFATMTNVRVPSWMTSMFEGLDDDAETRKMVGANIAMDMVKILSREGVKDFHFYTLNRAEMSYAICHTLGVRPVAA, encoded by the coding sequence ATGAGTTTTTTCCACGCAAACCAGCGGGAAGCGCTGAATCAGAGTCTGGCGGAGTTAAACGGCCAGATTAACGTATCATTTGAATTCTTCCCGCCGCGCACCAGCGAGATGGAAGACACCCTGTGGCAATCCATTGATCGTCTGAGCAGCCTGAAACCTAAATTTGTCTCTGTGACCTATGGCGCAAACTCCGGCGAGCGCGATCGCACCCACAGCATCATCAAAGGGATCAAGGACCGAACCGGTCTGGATGCGGCCCCACACCTGACCTGCATCGATGCGAGCCCGGCTCAGCTACGTGAAATCGCGACCGATTACTGGAACAGTGGCATCCGTCATATTGTGGCGCTGCGTGGCGACCTGCCACCGGGCAGCGGCAAGCCGGATATGTACGCGACCGATTTGGTGACGCTGCTGAAAGAGGTTGGCGATTTCGATATCTCGGTTGCCGCTTATCCTGAAGTGCATCCGGAAGCGAAAAGCCCGCAGGCGGACCTGATTAACCTGAAACGTAAAATCGATGCCGGCGCCAACCGGGCAATTACCCAGTTCTTTTTCGATGTGGAAAGCTACCTGCGCTTCCGCGATCGTTGCGTCGCTACCGGCATTGATGTGGAAATCGTCCCGGGCATTCTGCCGGTGTCCAACTTCAAGCAACTGCAGCGTTTCGCCACCATGACCAACGTACGCGTACCGAGCTGGATGACCAGCATGTTTGAAGGGCTGGATGACGATGCGGAAACCCGCAAAATGGTCGGCGCCAATATCGCGATGGATATGGTGAAGATCCTCAGCCGCGAAGGGGTAAAGGATTTCCATTTCTATACGCTCAACCGCGCCGAGATGAGCTACGCCATTTGCCATACGCTGGGTGTGCGCCCGGTCGCGGCCTAA